ACACGCCGGGCGAGGTCGCGATCGCATGGGCGCTGCGCCACCCGGCCGTGACCGGTGCCATCGTGGGTGCTCGGAAGCCGGGCCAACTGAAGGAACTGGTCGGCGCGGCCGATTGGCGGTTGACGCCGGCCGAGATCGGTGAGATAGATGGGTACTTGAAAGCGAACCCGGCGTGAGCGCAGGAGGCAAAACAATGACCACTGTCACCCTGGCCGATGCGTGCCTTCGGCTACCGGAACTAATCGGCCTCGTGGCCCGGGGCGAGCACGTACTGATCGTTCAAAACGGTATCGCGCTCGCCGCGCTCACCCTCCCCGCGTTCGCGCCCCCGACACCGGAAACGGAAACCGCGCGCCAGGAGCAAATCGGTACGCTGTCCCGTCTGATCGCGCAGTGGCACGAAGAAGACGGCATCCCGTTCCCGCCCGCCGGCACGCCGGGAGAACGGGCGCAACCGGAGTCGCCCGCCGCATGATCTTCCCGACATTCGCCCCGCCGATTTGAACTCGTACTGCGAACAGCTCTCCCTCTCGCCACAGTTGACGCCACTC
The Gemmata palustris DNA segment above includes these coding regions:
- a CDS encoding type II toxin-antitoxin system Phd/YefM family antitoxin; translated protein: MTTVTLADACLRLPELIGLVARGEHVLIVQNGIALAALTLPAFAPPTPETETARQEQIGTLSRLIAQWHEEDGIPFPPAGTPGERAQPESPAA